A region from the Mya arenaria isolate MELC-2E11 chromosome 2, ASM2691426v1 genome encodes:
- the LOC128209085 gene encoding uncharacterized protein LOC128209085 codes for MSMFEGFELIILASCLGGLIVFAIIIITAKWLKPGVCRRRTNGPEGNGRLGPSRYPLCYRFRLWWFQRSYQNLREESSQEPPSYDAESVSPPTYEQTVTIINSDLTQGQSVDSPDTHILDSPIPVETIVAHDLIAQDSSIDDDPLGVNPCDNSFDTTHVLDPSFNESAAALQAIVNVNRTIVSDDSDDIELLDPCADGIPLAEAPPPYSR; via the exons ATGAGCATGTTTGAAGGATTCGAACTCATCATATTGGCAAGCTGTCTTGGAGGGCTAATAGTGTTCGCTATTATCATTATAACCGCAAAGTG GTTGAAACCTGGAGTATGCCGACGTCGGACAAACGGCCCTGAAGGAAATGGCCGTTTAGGGCCGTCAAGGTATCCCCTCTGTTATCGTTTCCGTCTTTGGTGGTTCCAGCGCAGTTATCAAAATCTCAGAGAGGAAAGCTCCCAGGAGCCACCCTCATACGATGCTGAAAGTGTTTCGCCGCCAACTTATGAACAAACCGTGACTATAATTAACTCAGATTTGACCCAAGGTCAGTCAGTAGATAGTCCTGATACACATATACTAGATTCGCCAATCCCCGTGGAAACAATAGTTGCTCACGATTTAATTGCTCAAGATAGCAGCATAGACGATGATCCCTTAGGTGTGAATCCATGTGATAATTCATTTGATACGACACACGTTCTGGATCCCAGCTTCAATGAAAGTGCTGCTGCATTGCAAGCTATTGTAAATGTGAACCGCACAATAGTTAGCGACGACTCGGACGATATTGAGTTGCTAGACCCATGTGCTGATGGGATCCCACTGGCTGAAGCGCCACCCCCGTACTCAAGGTGA